From Scomber scombrus chromosome 13, fScoSco1.1, whole genome shotgun sequence, a single genomic window includes:
- the pknox1.1 gene encoding LOW QUALITY PROTEIN: homeobox protein PKNOX1.1 (The sequence of the model RefSeq protein was modified relative to this genomic sequence to represent the inferred CDS: deleted 1 base in 1 codon) — MAAHSVSIDKQQQMQGVVKVDSDPEQKFMEGTLAEAPSPTPTEPQTPMDADKASIYRHPLFPLLALLFEKCEQSTLSSDCITSASFDVDIENFVRSQEKEGKPFFSEDPELDNLMVKAIQVLRIHLLELEKVSDLCKDFCSRYIACLKTKMNSETLLSGDPGSPYSPVQGQAPSFSPAKSQTPSSISGTISPQGQIVVPASALQQGNVTVTTVNPTQVVAGMSPWHTTSSSGGTVYQPVTVVTPQGQVVTQALSPGTIRVQNNQLQLQFHQDLNLFNHDDNSTKNKRGVLPKHATNVMRSWLFQHIGHPYPTEDEKKQIATQTNLTLLQVNNWFINARRRILQPMLDASSSETTKTKKKTPQNRPLQRFWPDSIAAGGGTHQQVTMPDGTMVTMNMEGLQSLTSDGATLAVQQVMMGGHSEDESGDSVDEDDDADMAGLGLDNSDSLQ; from the exons ATGGCAGCCCACTCGGTTTCCATAGACAAGCAGCAG CAGATGCAAGGCGTGGTGAAAGTAGACAGTGACCCGGAGCAGAAGTTTATGGAGGGGACGTTAGCAGAGGCACCCAGCCCGACACCCACAGAGCCGCAGACGCCCATGGATGCCGACAAAGCCTCCATATATCG ACATCCTCTGTTCCCTCTGCTGGCTCTGCTGTTTGAGAAGTGTGAACAGTCCACGCTGAGCTCCGACTGCATCACCTCGGCGAGCTTCGACGTGGACATCGAGAACTTTGTCCGCAgtcaggagaaggagggaaaacCTTTCTTCAGCGAGGACCCCGAACTCGACAACTTG ATGGTGAAAGCCATCCAGGTGCTGCGGATCCACCTGCTGGAGCTGGAGAAGGTGAGCGACCTGTGTAAAGACTTCTGCAGCCGCTACATCGCCTGCCTCAAGACCAAGATGAACAGTGAGACCCTGCTGAGTGGAGACCCAGGAAGCCCCTACTCCCCCGTACAGGGACAGGCCCCCAGCTTCTCCCCCGCCAAGAGCCAG ACCCCCAGCTCCATCTCGGGGACCATCAGTCCTCAGGGTCAGATCGTGGTGCCGGCGTCGGCCCTGCAGCAGGGGAACGTTACCGTGACAACCGTCAACCCCACCCAGGTGGTAGCAGGTATGTCGCCATGGCATACAACCTCCAGCTCAG gtggaaCAGTGTATCAGCCTGTTACAGTGGTCACTCCTCAGGGTCAGGTGGTAACACAGGCCCTCTCTCCCGGGACAATACGCGTGCAGAACAATCAG ctCCAGCTTCAGTTTCACCAGGACTTAAACCTCTTCAATCACGACGACAACTCAACCAAGAACAAACGTGGCGTCCTACCCAAACACGCCACCAACGTCATGCGCTCGTGGCTCTTCCAGCACATcggg caTCCATATCCAACAgaggatgagaag aaacagatCGCCACTCAGACAAACCTGACGCTCCTGCAGGTCAATAACTG GTTCATAAATGCACGGAGGCGGATCCTGCAGCCCATGTTGGACGCCAGCTCCTCTGAGacaaccaaaaccaaaaagaaGACCCCTCAGAACCGGCCTCTGCAGCGCTTCTGGCCCGACTCCAtcgcagcaggaggaggaaccCACCAGCAGGTCACCATGCCAGACG GCACGATGGTGACGATGAACATGGAGGGTCTGCAGAGCCTGACGTCAGACGGCGCCACGCTGGCAGTGCAGCAGGTGATGATGGGAGGCCACAGCGAGGACGAGTCGGGGGACAGCGTGGACGAGGACGACGACGCGGACATGGCCGGGCTGGGCCTGGACAACAGCGACTCATTGCAGTAG